A stretch of Prunus dulcis chromosome 6, ALMONDv2, whole genome shotgun sequence DNA encodes these proteins:
- the LOC117630395 gene encoding LOW QUALITY PROTEIN: putative receptor-like protein kinase At4g00960 (The sequence of the model RefSeq protein was modified relative to this genomic sequence to represent the inferred CDS: inserted 2 bases in 1 codon), giving the protein MAPLMFSFRFLFFLSPVLFLMISTESQSPYCYNDKGNYTTKSTYQTNLNTLLSSLSSPSNNGNGYGFYNSSXKVYAIGLCRGDVTGNPCRYCLSNATQILTQSCPNQKQAFVVFDHCTLRYASRSIYGAMETFPPFRWYNVQNVSYDVDGFFQEQRTLLDDLRGQAAGNGSLRKFAAGTATAPNFQTIYGLAQCTPDLTEQDCRDCLGSSLADIECCQGKVGARISKPSCDVRYEIYRYVDPETVPPLPSSLPPLSSPPPPPLSSPAPPSTRSKSNRSQIVIIIVVPIVVSVVLIVIFFCICLRVRRTKKKLETRKLIQGSDDTDEIGSAESLQFDLATIRVSTDDFSEANKLGQGGFGSVYRGRLLNGKDIAVKRLSTNSGQGDLEFKNEVLLVAKLQHRNLVRLLGFCLEGSERLLVYEFVPNASLDHIIFDPTKRAQLDWVRRYKIIVGTARGLLYLHEDSRLKIIHRDLKASNILIDAEMNPKISDFGMARLFVPDQTQGNTSRIVGTFGYMAPEYAMHGHFSVKSDVYSFGVLVLEIVSGQKNSGFQHGENAEDLLSFAWRSWREGTASNLIDPTLKTGSRNEIMRCIHIGLLCVQENVADRPPMASVILMMNSYSFTLPVPSQPAFYLHRSIGFDMSLQSEYNSGATRSDRSKSNSVIVMEYETFTEPHPR; this is encoded by the exons ATGGCGCCATTAATGTTCTCCTTCAGATTTCTGTTCTTCCTTTCTCCCGTTTTGTTCCTCATGATCAGCACTGAATCTCAATCCCCATATTGTTACAACGATAAAGGCAACTACACCACCAAAAGTACCTACCAGACAAACCTCAAcacccttctctcttctctttcttcccccTCCAACAACGGTAATGGCTACGGCTTCTACAACTCATC TAAGGTTTACGCAATCGGGCTATGTCGAGGGGATGTCACGGGGAACCCTTGCCGTTACTGCCTCAGTAACGCCACACAAATCCTCACACAGTCCTGTCCCAATCAAAAGCAAGCTTTCGTTGTATTTGACCACTGCACGCTTCGCTACGCCAGCCGCTCCATCTACGGAGCcatggaaactttccctcctTTCCGGTGGTATAACGTACAGAACGTGTCCTACGACGTCGACGGGTTTTTTCAAGAGCAGAGGACGCTACTGGATGACCTAAGGGGTCAAGCTGCAGGGAACGGTTCACTTCGAAAATTTGCGGCAGGGACCGCAACCGCTCCCAACTTCCAAACAATCTATGGTCTTGCGCAGTGTACGCCGGATTTGACCGAGCAGGACTGCAGGGATTGCTTGGGTAGTTCTTTGGCAGATATAGAATGTTGTCAGGGGAAGGTAGGTGCTAGAATTAGTAAACCCAGCTGTGATGTTAGGTATGAGATCTATCGCTACGTTGACCCTGAAACTGTCCCACCATTGCCGTCTTCTCTGCCGCCACTGTCTAGTCCTCCTCCACCGCCACTGTCTAGTCCTGCTCCGCCGTCAACCA GATCGAAGAGTAACAGATCTCAGATTGTCATCATTATTGTTGTGCCAATTGTTGTTTCTGTGGTACTAATAGTTATATTCTTCTGCATTTGTTTAAGAGTAAGGAggacaaagaaaaaacttgaaaCTCGGAAGTTAATTCAAG GCAGCGATGATACAGATGAAATTGGATCTGCAGAATCTTTGCAGTTTGACTTGGCCACCATTAGAGTTTCCACAGATGACTTTTCTGAAGCAAATAAACTTGGACAGGGCGGATTTGGATCTGTTTACAGG gGTAGGCTTCTCAATGGAAAAGATATAGCTGTAAAAAGGCTCTCTACAAATTCTGGGCAAGGAGATTTAGAATTCAAAAATGAGGTCTTGTTAGTGGCTAAACTTCAACACCGGAATTTAGTTAGACTTTTAGGTTTCTGCTTAGAAGGAAGTGAAAGGCTTCTTGTCTATGAATTTGTCCCTAATGCAAGTCTCGATCACATCATATTTG ACCCAACAAAGCGTGCACAACTAGATTGGGTGAGGCGCTACAAAATCATAGTAGGCACCGCTCGAGGCCTCCTTTACCTCCACGAAGACTCTCGCCTTAAAATTATTCATCGTGATCTCAAAGCTAGTAACATCTTGATAGATGCAGAaatgaaccccaaaatttcagattttggcaTGGCAAGGTTGTTCGTGCCTGATCAAACGCAAGGCAATACTAGTCGGATTGTTGGGACCTT TGGGTATATGGCTCCAGAGTATGCAATGCATGGGCACTTTTCTGTTAAGTCCGATGTCTATAGTTTTGGTGTGTTAGTTCTAGAGATAGTCAGTGGACAAAAAAATAGTGGCTTCCAGCATGGAGAAAATGCGGAGGATCTTCTAAGCTTC GCCTGGAGAAGTTGGAGGGAAGGGACAGCTTCAAATCTAATAGATCCCACATTGAAGACTGGTTCAAGAAATGAAATAATGAGATGCATCCACATTGGATTATTATGTGTGCAAGAAAATGTAGCTGATAGGCCACCCATGGCTTCTGTTATTCTCATGATGAATAGCTACTCCTTCACTCTCCCAGTGCCCTCCCAACCTGCATTTTATTTGCATAGAAGCATTGGATTCGACATGTCATTACAATCTGAATATAATTCAGGGGCAACAAGGTCAGATCGATCCAAGAGTAACTCTGTCATAGTAATGGAATATGAGACTTTTACTGAACCACATCCTCGCTAG
- the LOC117630396 gene encoding F-box protein At2g26160-like, whose protein sequence is MGSVVAHSKVSRTWVAGRLDNGSEQNPSFLPNDYEVLVIYDGYGKQIAHFKSGDDAWTSIDQVIGFDDVIYYRGQFLGVSLGGSVFSMNVSRDQTTKPRVSLLVPMDPDTDNKTYLVKSSKGDLLLVRKFKRVNYFKRFMKSLNFKFFKFERLKFERVNVYDRFTEALSFKVFKLFCAHGKRPQWVEIESIGNEALFLGSNQSMCVSMLDFSGCQPNSIYFTDDCVDVECHKPKGPHDMGTFNLENRSMGTHYCLDRSQKHMPPAIWILPSMV, encoded by the exons ATGGGCTCGGTTGTGGCGCATAGCAAGGTAAGCCGCACGTGGGTAGCTGGCAGACTGGACAATGGATCTGAACAGA acccttcttttcttcctaATGACTATGAAGTATTGGTCATCTATGATGGCTATGGGAAACAAATAGCCCATTTTAAGTCAGGGGACGATGCTTGGACTAGCATAGATCAAGTGATCGGATTCGATGATGTAATTTATTATAGAGGCCAGTTTCTAGGTGTTAGTTTGGGTGGTAGTGTTTTTTCGATGAATGTTAGCAGGGATCAAACTACTAAACCCCGTGTAAGCTTACTTGTGCCAATGGATCCAGACACTGACAATAAAACATACCTTGTGAAATCATCCAAGGGAGATCTTTTGCTGGTTAGGAAGTTCAAACgagtaaattattttaagcGGTTTATGAAGTCTCTCAACTTCAagtttttcaagtttgaaagGTTAAAGTTTGAACGAGTAAATGTTTATGATCGTTTTACGGAGGCTCTGAGCTTCAAGGTTTTCAAGCTGTTCTGTGCTCATGGGAAGAGACCCCAATGGGTTGAGATTGAAAGTATTGGAAATGAAGCTCTGTTTTTGGGTAGCAATCAGTCCATGTGTGTCTCCATGCTGGACTTTTCAGGTTGTCAGCCAAATTCCATATACTTCACTGATGATTGTGTGGATGTAGAATGCCATAAACCTAAAGGGCCTCATGACATGGGTACCTTCAACTTGGAAAACAGAAGCATGGGAACACATTACTGCTTGGATCGTTCGCAGAAGCACATGCCACCAGCAATTTGGATCTTGCCCTCTATGGTGTGA